The following coding sequences are from one Bradyrhizobium sp. WSM471 window:
- a CDS encoding mandelate racemase/muconate lactonizing enzyme family protein, which produces MKITSIETLRTEEFSNVIWVRVHTDTGMIGLGETFYGAGAVEAQIHDTFAGRLLGRNPLHIEAIHRDMLNLPMAQSSTGVEYRAASAIDIALWDLFGKVCNQPVHQMLGGLCRDKQRIYNTCAGTQYVRSTNISPVANWNLGAAKGPYEDLDGFMHHADALAENLLESGISAMKIWPFDPAAQENKGLYITAAQMKHAIEPFEKIRKAVGDKMEIMVELHSLWNLPTAKQIARALEPYKPTWYEDPIRMNSPQALAEYARCTDVWVCASETLGSRFPYKDMLDRDAMHVVMADLCWTGGLTEGRKIAAMAETYHRPFAPHDCIGPIGFIAAIHMSFSQPNTLIQESVRAFYKGWYNELVTTMPTIKDGFVYPMEGPGLGVDLLPAVFDRSDLTVRRSNV; this is translated from the coding sequence GTGAAGATCACGTCGATCGAGACGCTGCGCACCGAAGAATTCTCCAACGTCATCTGGGTGCGCGTCCACACCGACACGGGCATGATCGGTCTCGGTGAAACCTTCTACGGCGCCGGCGCGGTCGAGGCCCAGATCCACGACACCTTTGCCGGCCGCCTGCTCGGCCGCAACCCGCTGCACATCGAGGCGATCCACCGCGACATGCTGAACCTGCCGATGGCGCAGTCGTCCACCGGCGTCGAATATCGCGCGGCGTCGGCAATCGACATCGCGCTATGGGACCTGTTCGGAAAGGTCTGCAATCAGCCGGTGCACCAGATGCTCGGCGGCCTCTGCCGCGACAAGCAGCGCATCTACAACACCTGCGCCGGCACCCAATATGTCCGCTCGACCAATATCAGCCCGGTCGCGAACTGGAATCTTGGCGCTGCCAAGGGGCCCTATGAGGATCTCGACGGCTTCATGCACCACGCCGATGCGCTTGCCGAAAACCTGCTGGAGAGCGGCATCTCGGCGATGAAGATCTGGCCGTTCGATCCGGCGGCGCAGGAGAACAAGGGCCTGTACATCACTGCCGCCCAGATGAAGCACGCGATCGAGCCGTTCGAGAAAATCCGCAAGGCCGTCGGCGACAAGATGGAGATCATGGTCGAGCTCCATTCGCTCTGGAACCTGCCGACCGCAAAACAGATCGCGCGCGCGCTCGAGCCCTACAAGCCGACCTGGTACGAAGACCCGATCCGGATGAACTCGCCGCAGGCGCTGGCCGAATACGCCCGCTGCACCGACGTCTGGGTCTGCGCCAGCGAGACGCTGGGCTCGCGCTTCCCCTACAAGGACATGCTCGACCGCGACGCCATGCACGTGGTGATGGCGGATCTGTGCTGGACCGGCGGCCTCACCGAGGGCCGCAAGATCGCGGCGATGGCCGAGACCTATCACCGGCCCTTCGCACCGCACGACTGCATCGGCCCGATCGGCTTCATCGCCGCCATCCACATGTCGTTCAGCCAGCCCAACACGCTGATCCAGGAATCGGTGCGCGCCTTCTACAAGGGCTGGTACAATGAGCTCGTCACCACCATGCCCACGATCAAAGATGGTTTCGTCTACCCGATGGAAGGCCCCGGCCTCGGCGTCGACCTTCTGCCCGCCGTATTCGACCGTTCCGATTTGACCGTGCGCCGTTCCAACGTGTGA
- a CDS encoding SDR family oxidoreductase: MSTALFDLSGHTALVTGSSRGLGRAIAEGMAKAGARIIVNGVDPKRVEQAVAEFRAAGHQAEGAAFNVTDEPAIVAAFNDFDNKGIAVDILVNNAGIQHRKPLVEFTTDEWRKVIETNLTSAFVIGREAAKRMIPLKHGKIINIGSLGSELARPTIAPYTAAKGGIKNLTRSMAVEWAQHGIQANAIGPGYMLTDMNEALVNNTDFNTWLMGRVPSKRWGRPDELVGAAIFLASDASTYVNGQIIYVDGGMIAAM, encoded by the coding sequence ATGAGCACCGCCCTCTTCGACCTTTCCGGCCACACCGCGCTCGTGACCGGCTCCTCCCGCGGCCTTGGCCGCGCCATCGCCGAGGGCATGGCCAAGGCCGGCGCCAGGATCATCGTCAACGGCGTCGATCCCAAGCGCGTCGAGCAGGCCGTCGCCGAGTTTCGCGCCGCCGGCCACCAGGCGGAGGGTGCTGCTTTCAACGTCACCGACGAGCCTGCGATCGTCGCCGCCTTCAACGACTTCGACAACAAGGGCATCGCGGTCGACATCCTCGTCAACAATGCCGGCATCCAGCACCGCAAGCCGCTGGTGGAGTTCACCACCGACGAGTGGCGCAAGGTGATCGAGACCAACCTCACCAGCGCCTTCGTGATCGGCCGCGAGGCGGCCAAACGCATGATCCCGCTCAAGCACGGCAAGATCATCAATATCGGCTCGCTCGGCAGCGAGCTCGCGCGTCCCACGATTGCGCCCTACACCGCCGCCAAGGGCGGCATCAAGAACCTGACCCGCTCGATGGCAGTGGAATGGGCCCAGCACGGCATCCAGGCCAACGCGATCGGCCCCGGCTACATGCTGACCGACATGAACGAGGCGCTGGTCAACAATACCGACTTCAACACCTGGCTGATGGGCCGCGTTCCCTCCAAGCGCTGGGGCCGACCGGACGAGCTGGTGGGCGCTGCGATCTTCCTGGCTTCGGATGCTTCGACCTATGTCAACGGCCAGATCATCTATGTCGATGGCGGCATGATCGCCGCGATGTAA
- a CDS encoding L-idonate 5-dehydrogenase — protein sequence MRAVVIHAPKDLRIDLYPDAAPGPGEVRVKIANGGICGSDLHYYHHGGFGVVRIQQPMALGHEIAGVVAAVGDGVANVKPGTRVAVNPSKPCGQCLHCQEGMRNQCLDMRFLGSAMRFPHVQGGFREFITVDAAQAVPIADKLSLAEAAVAEPLAVCLHAGKQAGPLLGKRVLITGCGPIGALMILVSRFGGAAEIVVTDVAEAPLAVARKLGATHAINVAADATALDPWRTGKGVFDTLFEASGNQAALRTALDVLRPGATLVQLGLGGEMTLPINSIVAKELQLRGTFRFDPEFELAVRLMGEGLIDVKPLITATMPFENAVAAFELASDRSQSMKVQLTF from the coding sequence ATGCGCGCCGTCGTCATTCACGCACCGAAAGATCTGCGGATCGACCTCTATCCCGATGCAGCGCCCGGTCCGGGTGAAGTCCGCGTCAAGATCGCGAACGGCGGCATCTGCGGCTCCGATCTGCACTATTATCATCACGGCGGCTTCGGCGTCGTGCGGATCCAGCAGCCGATGGCGCTGGGGCACGAGATCGCCGGCGTGGTCGCGGCCGTCGGTGACGGCGTCGCCAACGTGAAGCCGGGCACCCGCGTCGCAGTCAATCCGAGCAAGCCGTGCGGCCAGTGCCTGCATTGCCAGGAAGGCATGCGCAACCAGTGCCTCGACATGCGCTTCCTTGGCAGCGCGATGCGCTTTCCCCATGTGCAGGGCGGCTTTCGCGAATTCATCACGGTCGATGCGGCGCAGGCCGTTCCGATCGCCGACAAGCTGTCGCTGGCGGAAGCCGCGGTCGCCGAGCCGCTCGCGGTGTGCCTGCATGCCGGCAAGCAGGCCGGGCCCCTCCTCGGAAAGCGCGTGCTGATCACCGGCTGCGGCCCGATCGGCGCGCTGATGATTTTGGTCTCGCGCTTCGGCGGCGCGGCCGAGATCGTGGTCACCGATGTCGCGGAGGCGCCGCTTGCCGTCGCCAGAAAGCTCGGCGCCACTCACGCCATCAATGTCGCGGCCGACGCCACGGCGCTCGATCCCTGGCGCACCGGCAAAGGCGTGTTCGACACGCTGTTCGAGGCCTCCGGCAACCAAGCCGCACTCCGCACCGCACTCGACGTGCTCAGGCCCGGTGCCACGCTGGTGCAGCTCGGCCTCGGCGGCGAGATGACGCTGCCGATCAACTCCATCGTCGCCAAGGAATTGCAGCTGCGCGGCACCTTCCGCTTCGATCCCGAATTCGAGCTGGCGGTGCGGCTGATGGGCGAAGGCCTGATCGACGTCAAGCCGCTGATCACGGCGACCATGCCGTTCGAGAACGCGGTCGCCGCGTTCGAGCTCGCCAGCGACCGCTCGCAATCGATGAAGGTGCAGCTGACGTTTTGA